One region of Syntrophobacter fumaroxidans MPOB genomic DNA includes:
- a CDS encoding dipeptidase: protein MTQPGSQTSALPVFAAIDGHVDLIYEMTRRHSNVPLRSIIDGAVTLAGMREGNVRAIAAALYCADSFNGQGSAAPYLRSLIDYAAAYFTGLDRIESPGDLQRCLEHEAFPGYLLLIENSDALLDLDLDELKNAGMRIAGLTHAGSNRLGDGNGVQCPQGLTAAGKRLVKELGARGFAIDVAHLADPGLADLLRLFDGPIVSSHTGFRFFCDTPRNLTRQQLGALFARDGIVGITVNPEMLSSKGRAGIEDVFRHIDWVAQKHGPDHVAIGSDFCGFDCPNADLWDISRLPLIAEVLRKRGYPDDAVERIMGGNWRRFYQALLAG, encoded by the coding sequence GAGACGGCATTCCAATGTGCCGCTGAGGAGCATCATCGACGGCGCGGTGACCCTTGCCGGCATGAGGGAGGGCAACGTCCGCGCGATCGCGGCCGCCCTGTATTGCGCGGATTCCTTCAACGGACAGGGCTCGGCCGCTCCGTATCTGCGCTCCCTCATCGACTACGCGGCGGCATACTTCACGGGACTCGATCGCATCGAGTCTCCAGGAGATCTACAGCGGTGCCTCGAGCATGAGGCGTTCCCGGGATACCTGCTCCTGATCGAGAACAGCGACGCCCTGCTCGACCTAGACCTCGACGAGCTCAAGAATGCGGGCATGAGGATAGCCGGGCTGACGCACGCCGGAAGCAACCGGTTGGGGGACGGCAACGGGGTGCAATGCCCGCAAGGGCTCACGGCCGCCGGGAAACGGTTGGTGAAGGAGCTCGGCGCACGGGGGTTCGCCATAGATGTTGCCCACCTCGCGGACCCGGGCCTTGCAGACCTTCTCCGCCTGTTTGACGGTCCCATCGTGTCTTCTCACACCGGGTTCCGGTTCTTCTGCGACACTCCCCGGAATCTGACCCGGCAGCAGCTGGGGGCTCTCTTTGCGCGCGACGGCATCGTGGGAATCACGGTCAACCCGGAAATGCTGTCTTCGAAGGGACGAGCCGGTATCGAGGATGTCTTCCGGCATATCGACTGGGTGGCCCAGAAGCACGGTCCGGATCATGTCGCCATCGGGAGCGATTTTTGCGGCTTCGATTGTCCCAACGCAGACCTGTGGGACATCTCCCGGCTGCCGCTGATCGCGGAGGTCCTCCGGAAACGGGGTTACCCGGATGATGCCGTGGAGCGTATCATGGGCGGGAACTGGCGTCGTTTCTACCAGGCGCTGCTCGCGGGATGA
- a CDS encoding aminotransferase class V-fold PLP-dependent enzyme, with the protein MKTTKRYRALFPVTDRYAFLNHAAVSASSLRVRAAVVSFLDALVESGPVRYGEWMEGVAEARRRFARLINAEPGEIAFTGNTSDGLSIIAEGLDWKPGDAVLVPMPDFPANVYPWLNLERLGVQMRFYCKNLGRFGPAELEEAFRPGVRLLAVSSVDYATGFLCDLEAVGEFCREKGILFCVDAIQSLGAFALDVHKCGIHFLAAGAHKWLLGLMGSGALYISRDVDEMVRPGRVGWRSVVDENNFETLSLSLKKDALRFETGTGNVAGILGLGAALGLLLEVGIDTVSESILALNDRVLDGLRERSLEVVSPVEKKNRSGIISFIPPGNPQELFDFFNRRNVCVSRRGRYIRLSPHFYNNAEDIDAFLDALDAYRPTG; encoded by the coding sequence GTGAAAACCACCAAGCGGTATCGCGCATTGTTCCCGGTAACGGATCGCTACGCCTTCCTGAACCACGCGGCGGTATCCGCTTCTTCGCTCAGGGTGCGCGCGGCCGTTGTGTCGTTTCTCGATGCACTGGTCGAATCCGGTCCGGTCCGCTACGGAGAATGGATGGAAGGCGTCGCCGAAGCGCGTCGCCGCTTCGCTCGGCTGATCAACGCGGAGCCCGGGGAAATCGCCTTCACCGGGAATACCTCCGACGGCTTGAGCATCATCGCGGAAGGCCTGGACTGGAAGCCCGGGGACGCCGTGCTGGTGCCCATGCCCGACTTTCCGGCCAATGTGTATCCGTGGCTCAACCTCGAACGGCTCGGAGTCCAAATGCGTTTCTACTGCAAAAACCTGGGCAGGTTCGGACCGGCGGAGCTCGAGGAGGCGTTCCGTCCCGGCGTCCGCCTGCTGGCGGTGAGCTCGGTGGATTACGCCACGGGCTTTCTCTGCGATCTCGAAGCCGTGGGTGAATTCTGTCGCGAAAAGGGAATCCTGTTTTGCGTGGACGCCATACAGAGTCTTGGCGCGTTCGCGCTCGACGTCCACAAATGCGGCATTCATTTCCTGGCTGCGGGCGCTCACAAATGGCTCCTCGGTTTGATGGGCTCAGGGGCGCTCTACATATCCCGGGATGTCGACGAAATGGTCCGCCCGGGGCGCGTCGGATGGCGAAGCGTGGTCGACGAGAACAATTTCGAGACGCTGAGTCTTTCCTTGAAAAAAGACGCTTTGCGGTTCGAAACGGGGACCGGCAACGTGGCGGGGATTCTGGGCCTGGGAGCCGCCTTGGGATTGCTGTTGGAGGTCGGAATCGACACCGTGTCGGAGAGCATTCTCGCGCTGAACGATCGCGTCCTGGACGGACTGCGGGAAAGGAGCCTCGAAGTGGTGTCGCCCGTGGAGAAGAAGAACCGCTCGGGAATCATCAGTTTCATCCCGCCGGGAAATCCCCAGGAGCTGTTCGATTTCTTCAACCGGCGAAACGTTTGCGTATCCCGGCGCGGCCGATACATTCGGCTCTCGCCTCATTTTTACAACAACGCCGAGGACATCGACGCATTCCTCGACGCGCTGGATGCGTATCGCCCCACGGGGTGA
- a CDS encoding Bax inhibitor-1/YccA family protein, producing the protein MERQYYPQQDQVVAIQSDFVRRVYNWMGIGLATTAVVAMLTFSSSTTSRLLAQYPGLMLGLVLAELGLVIAISAGINRFRASSATLMFFIYSALNGVTLSVIFLVYAHSSIANTFFVTAGMFAIMSVYGYTTRTDLTSLGNFLFMGLIGIILASVVNIFLGSQSLDWIISCLGVIIFVGLTAYDTQSIKAMAHGGFADAETEQKAAVIGALRLYLDFINLFLMLLRLFGRRD; encoded by the coding sequence ATGGAGAGACAATACTATCCACAGCAAGATCAGGTTGTGGCCATTCAAAGTGATTTTGTCCGCCGTGTGTACAACTGGATGGGGATCGGGCTTGCCACGACGGCAGTGGTCGCCATGCTCACATTTTCCAGCTCAACGACCAGTCGACTGCTCGCTCAATATCCCGGCCTGATGCTGGGTCTCGTCCTCGCGGAGCTCGGTCTCGTGATCGCCATCAGCGCCGGTATAAACCGGTTTCGCGCCTCGAGCGCAACGCTCATGTTTTTCATTTACTCCGCGCTGAATGGAGTGACCCTCTCGGTCATTTTTCTTGTCTACGCACATTCGTCCATTGCCAACACGTTTTTCGTGACGGCCGGAATGTTTGCGATCATGAGCGTCTACGGCTACACGACCCGCACGGACCTGACATCCTTGGGCAACTTCCTTTTCATGGGCCTGATCGGAATCATTCTGGCATCCGTGGTGAACATTTTCCTCGGCAGTCAATCCCTTGACTGGATTATTTCCTGCCTGGGCGTGATCATCTTCGTCGGCCTCACCGCCTACGATACTCAGTCCATCAAGGCAATGGCCCACGGCGGGTTCGCCGATGCGGAAACCGAACAGAAGGCGGCGGTGATTGGAGCATTGCGGCTGTATCTTGACTTCATCAACCTCTTCCTCATGCTGCTCAGGCTCTTCGGGCGCCGCGACTGA
- a CDS encoding poly-gamma-glutamate hydrolase family protein: MPIRSDRFHSYAELKAAEREGTDYRITVRPGKLPIAVMAPHGGGIEPGTSELARAVADGKFTCYCFDGVKPRGNGSLHLTSTRFDEPLGVGVASGAHTVVTLHGCGGGGEYVLVGGGNALLGDRIRTVLPGTGIAVRQGSRLAGRSPLNLCNRCGNCGGVQLELSRGLRAGMFKDLTPEGRKITTAVFETFVSRLRDLLTDYEREIEKKTARLAPGKESLRDFTAPSAD, translated from the coding sequence ATGCCTATCCGATCCGATCGTTTCCACAGCTACGCGGAACTCAAGGCGGCCGAGCGCGAAGGAACGGACTACCGTATCACCGTGCGGCCCGGGAAACTGCCCATCGCGGTCATGGCTCCGCACGGCGGGGGGATCGAGCCCGGCACATCGGAGCTCGCACGGGCCGTTGCCGATGGGAAGTTCACCTGCTACTGCTTCGACGGCGTCAAGCCCCGAGGCAACGGGAGCCTGCACCTGACCAGTACCCGTTTTGACGAGCCGTTGGGTGTGGGCGTGGCGTCCGGGGCACATACCGTCGTCACCCTGCATGGCTGCGGAGGCGGGGGAGAATATGTTCTCGTCGGTGGAGGCAATGCTTTGCTGGGCGACCGGATCAGGACGGTTTTGCCGGGGACCGGTATTGCGGTGCGTCAAGGCTCCCGGCTTGCCGGCAGGAGCCCGTTGAATCTGTGCAACCGGTGCGGGAACTGCGGGGGAGTGCAACTGGAGCTCTCGCGCGGCCTTCGCGCCGGGATGTTTAAGGACCTCACGCCTGAAGGTCGAAAGATCACCACCGCCGTGTTCGAAACGTTCGTATCCCGTCTCCGGGACCTGCTGACGGATTACGAGAGGGAGATCGAAAAAAAGACGGCCCGGCTCGCACCCGGCAAGGAATCGTTGAGAGATTTCACGGCGCCCTCGGCCGACTGA
- a CDS encoding ribonuclease H-like domain-containing protein, with amino-acid sequence MLQNTFCHLPGIGFRTERQLWDRGVHSWDVFRTESTPLPFGKARAAALRKDLGHSLAHLRETDARFFAERLPSDLHWRLFRDFRHSTAYLDIETTGLGYPDDHITTIALYDGKSLRTYIHGDNLHRFAADIARFELIVTYNGKCFDLPFIRDFLEVELDQAHIDLRYVLRSLGYSGGLKGCERQIGICRDTLEGVDGYFAVLLWQEYVERNDMKALQTLLAYNAMDTVNLEKLMVLAYNLKLRDTPFPELRIDEDPATPDIPFEPDIDTINRIRHRFFGYA; translated from the coding sequence ATGCTGCAAAACACTTTCTGTCACCTGCCGGGGATCGGCTTTCGCACGGAACGGCAGCTTTGGGACCGCGGCGTTCATTCCTGGGACGTTTTCCGGACGGAATCCACTCCACTCCCCTTTGGAAAAGCCAGGGCGGCCGCTCTCAGAAAAGACCTGGGGCATTCGCTGGCGCATCTGCGCGAAACCGACGCGCGGTTCTTCGCCGAGAGGCTCCCTTCGGACCTGCACTGGCGGTTGTTCCGGGATTTCAGGCATTCCACCGCCTACCTGGACATCGAGACGACCGGTCTCGGGTATCCCGACGATCACATCACCACCATTGCGCTTTATGACGGGAAATCCCTGCGCACTTACATCCATGGGGACAATCTCCACCGGTTCGCCGCCGACATCGCCCGCTTCGAGCTGATCGTCACGTACAACGGGAAGTGTTTCGATCTTCCTTTCATCAGGGATTTCCTGGAAGTCGAACTGGATCAGGCCCATATCGATCTCCGCTACGTCCTGAGAAGTCTCGGGTATTCAGGGGGGCTCAAGGGCTGTGAGAGGCAGATCGGAATCTGCAGGGACACACTGGAAGGCGTGGACGGTTATTTTGCGGTTCTGCTCTGGCAGGAGTACGTCGAGCGCAACGACATGAAGGCGCTGCAGACCCTCCTGGCATACAACGCCATGGACACGGTCAACCTGGAAAAGCTCATGGTTCTCGCCTACAACCTGAAGCTGCGGGACACCCCGTTTCCGGAGCTGAGGATCGACGAGGACCCCGCTACGCCGGATATTCCTTTCGAGCCCGACATCGATACGATCAACCGGATCAGGCATCGTTTTTTCGGGTATGCCTGA
- a CDS encoding alpha/beta hydrolase, with protein MMKGRSSLGRQLMHVFAGFVLLYGVLAGLMFVFQSHLVYFPDKEMTCSPHDVNLPYEAVFFHTRDRIEIAAWFVPAEQSRGVVLICHGNGGNISHRMPLIRILNDLSLSCLIFDYRGYGNSAGKPTEEGTYRDAEAAWHYLVDTRGIDARNIVILGKSLGGAVAARLAREHTPAALIVQSTFTSLTELGQTVYPFLPVRLLSRFNYGTAEYLRGVNCPVLIMHSRQDEIVPYSHGCELFRVAGQPKEFVEMEGDHNSGFIVSESRFREGISGFLRQHLPGWPR; from the coding sequence ATGATGAAAGGGAGATCGTCTTTGGGAAGACAGCTCATGCATGTCTTTGCGGGATTCGTTCTGCTCTATGGTGTCCTGGCCGGGCTCATGTTTGTTTTTCAATCGCACCTCGTCTATTTCCCGGACAAGGAAATGACGTGCTCGCCTCACGACGTGAACCTGCCGTACGAGGCGGTGTTTTTCCATACGCGGGACCGGATCGAGATCGCGGCATGGTTCGTGCCGGCCGAACAATCCCGGGGCGTTGTACTCATCTGTCATGGGAACGGCGGCAACATCTCGCACCGCATGCCGCTGATCCGGATTCTCAACGATCTTTCACTTTCCTGCTTGATTTTTGACTATCGCGGGTATGGGAACAGCGCGGGCAAGCCTACGGAGGAAGGCACCTACCGGGACGCCGAGGCGGCCTGGCACTACCTGGTCGATACACGGGGCATCGATGCCCGAAATATCGTGATCCTGGGGAAATCCCTGGGAGGGGCCGTCGCTGCCCGGCTCGCCAGGGAGCACACCCCCGCAGCGCTGATCGTGCAATCGACGTTCACGTCTCTCACGGAGCTCGGCCAGACGGTGTACCCGTTCTTGCCGGTGAGACTCCTGTCGAGATTCAACTACGGCACGGCGGAGTATTTGCGCGGTGTGAACTGCCCCGTGTTGATCATGCACAGCCGTCAAGATGAAATCGTTCCCTACAGCCACGGGTGCGAGCTTTTCAGAGTCGCCGGACAGCCGAAGGAGTTCGTCGAAATGGAAGGCGACCACAACAGCGGTTTCATTGTGTCCGAATCACGATTCCGGGAAGGAATTTCAGGTTTCCTACGGCAACATCTGCCTGGATGGCCGCGTTAG
- a CDS encoding 4Fe-4S binding protein, whose protein sequence is MCQFCHQHGEGRKWYLKAENYSADLLSDIRRRRYIDEFIRSIGNGTASELERTFHRAMRLPAWLRHLGYKYHERRYRKDHFGQVVPIEDLRLVFDLSNSVVRMPCLCRKNTTGRSDAAYCFGLGIDPERLLDIKEAFLETFRPGPDATLFERMSREEALELHRSFEAQGLIHTVWTFKSPFIGAICNCDRRDCLAMVSHRYGFQLFFRAEYVASIDKDACIGCRACLKMCQFGAIGFSVLDRNADIDPLRCYGCGVCREACEAGAIRLDARHEHPLARNLW, encoded by the coding sequence ATGTGCCAATTCTGTCACCAGCACGGTGAAGGCAGGAAGTGGTACCTGAAGGCGGAGAATTACTCGGCGGACCTGCTCTCGGACATTCGCCGCCGCCGCTACATCGATGAATTCATCAGAAGCATCGGAAACGGAACGGCATCGGAGCTCGAACGGACATTCCACCGGGCCATGCGGCTCCCGGCATGGCTCCGCCACCTGGGATACAAATACCATGAAAGAAGGTACAGGAAGGATCATTTCGGCCAGGTGGTGCCCATCGAAGATCTCCGCCTCGTATTCGATCTTTCCAACTCCGTGGTGCGCATGCCGTGCCTGTGCCGGAAGAACACCACCGGGCGCTCCGATGCGGCGTATTGCTTCGGGCTGGGGATCGATCCCGAGAGACTCCTCGACATCAAGGAGGCCTTCCTGGAGACCTTTCGGCCGGGCCCCGACGCGACGCTCTTCGAACGCATGTCCCGCGAGGAAGCCCTCGAGCTCCACCGATCTTTCGAAGCACAGGGGCTCATTCACACCGTCTGGACCTTCAAGAGTCCCTTCATCGGCGCAATCTGCAACTGCGACCGCCGCGACTGCCTGGCGATGGTGAGCCACCGGTACGGTTTCCAGCTCTTTTTCCGTGCCGAGTACGTCGCCTCCATCGACAAGGACGCCTGCATCGGCTGCCGGGCATGCCTCAAAATGTGCCAGTTCGGCGCCATTGGCTTCTCGGTCCTCGACCGCAATGCGGACATCGACCCCCTGCGCTGCTACGGGTGCGGAGTCTGCCGGGAGGCATGCGAAGCGGGGGCCATCCGTCTCGATGCCCGCCACGAACATCCGCTGGCGCGCAACCTGTGGTGA